Proteins encoded together in one Psychrobacter sp. 28M-43 window:
- a CDS encoding EamA/RhaT family transporter: protein MMYLIIAVLCSVAVSVLLKILRQKNIDIRQTIVAGYPVAFLLTWVLLKPDVGAIHALDSAWGIIIALGVLLPAVFIILGRAIEAVGMVATDASQRLSLIIPIVAAFLLFGEVLTGTRILGLALGFLALGALVYRPQHNDINRQAKHTPLWLFGVWAGYGIIDILFKQVAKQGAAFPLTLLVSFGVAGVLLLVYLLVTRVRWQKQALMTGLLLGILNMGNIYAYVRAHQVLHDSPSIVFTGMNVGVIAVATLIGVGVFKEQLNRINIIGLVLAVCCVGVLFLA from the coding sequence ATGATGTATTTAATAATAGCGGTGCTATGTAGCGTCGCCGTCTCCGTACTTTTGAAGATATTGCGCCAGAAAAATATAGATATTCGTCAGACCATCGTGGCAGGCTATCCTGTGGCTTTTTTACTGACTTGGGTATTACTAAAACCTGATGTAGGTGCCATTCATGCGCTTGATAGTGCTTGGGGAATCATCATCGCGCTTGGAGTATTATTACCTGCTGTATTTATCATTCTCGGACGAGCCATTGAGGCGGTGGGAATGGTAGCAACCGACGCGTCTCAGCGCTTATCACTCATTATTCCTATCGTAGCGGCTTTTTTGCTATTCGGTGAGGTGCTGACTGGTACACGTATACTTGGACTGGCGTTGGGTTTTCTGGCGTTAGGTGCGCTTGTCTATCGACCACAGCATAACGATATTAATCGGCAAGCAAAGCATACGCCACTGTGGTTATTCGGGGTATGGGCAGGCTACGGCATTATTGATATTTTGTTCAAACAAGTTGCCAAACAAGGTGCGGCCTTTCCATTGACTCTACTGGTAAGTTTTGGCGTAGCAGGTGTATTGCTTTTAGTCTATTTACTTGTCACGCGAGTACGTTGGCAAAAACAAGCACTTATGACAGGCTTGCTGCTCGGTATATTAAACATGGGCAATATTTATGCCTATGTACGGGCACACCAAGTGCTGCATGATTCTCCTAGCATCGTCTTTACTGGTATGAATGTCGGTGTTATTGCCGTAGCGACATTGATTGGCGTAGGTGTATTTAAAGAGCAGCTGAACCGTATCAACATAATAGGATTAGTATTGGCAGTCTGCTGTGTAGGGGTACTGTTTTTGGCGTAA
- a CDS encoding EcsC family protein: protein MTINNKTSTEKTDDHIAYEAKVRAEIEAWKNPDKGILDKTLAVLNTPVVAAGDALMEAPQFGNSLKKATEETITALSDAANWTLDTQGIIDTYQETADINDSSIKTLSDIKRLPIAVVDKQVKLFKSKYVALTSAQGVTTGVVGWAGIPADVVGLITANLRAIGEYATYYGFDINDKGEQLFAMSLLAVATSASVEERKAALDDTHAMIKDPETQAFNQINEEVMSRVLRQTATKVATNIVKTKAAQIIPAVGAVVAGGVNASYTANVCEAAYQCYRERFLDRLA, encoded by the coding sequence ATGACTATCAACAATAAGACCAGCACTGAAAAAACAGATGACCACATTGCTTATGAAGCAAAAGTACGTGCAGAGATAGAAGCATGGAAGAACCCTGATAAAGGGATTTTGGATAAGACGCTAGCAGTGCTTAATACCCCTGTGGTAGCCGCCGGTGATGCGTTGATGGAAGCTCCACAATTTGGCAATTCTCTAAAAAAAGCAACTGAGGAAACGATTACTGCTTTGAGTGATGCAGCCAACTGGACATTGGACACTCAAGGCATTATCGATACCTATCAAGAGACAGCAGATATTAATGACTCCTCTATTAAAACGCTGTCTGACATTAAACGTCTACCCATTGCTGTTGTAGATAAACAAGTTAAGCTTTTCAAAAGCAAATATGTAGCGCTAACCAGTGCGCAAGGGGTGACTACAGGGGTCGTAGGCTGGGCAGGTATCCCTGCTGATGTCGTTGGACTTATTACAGCTAATCTACGTGCGATTGGAGAATATGCAACGTACTATGGCTTTGATATCAATGATAAAGGCGAGCAGCTATTTGCTATGTCTTTATTGGCTGTAGCAACTTCTGCCTCTGTTGAGGAACGTAAAGCGGCGTTAGATGACACTCATGCAATGATCAAAGATCCAGAAACTCAAGCATTTAATCAGATTAATGAAGAAGTCATGTCTCGTGTACTGCGCCAGACAGCGACTAAAGTAGCCACTAACATCGTTAAGACAAAAGCCGCGCAAATTATTCCAGCAGTGGGTGCAGTAGTCGCAGGTGGTGTTAATGCTAGCTACACTGCCAATGTGTGTGAAGCTGCTTACCAGTGTTATCGTGAGCGCTTTTTAGATCGTCTCGCGTAA
- the thiC gene encoding phosphomethylpyrimidine synthase ThiC, translated as MTTADTTSIAPKAQTHNPADNTTLASNAADTTNVKADKKADALKTPAHRAASDARFEEDARDLHRILPASRKVYIEGSRPDIQVPMREISLADTPVGGTGDKDGEHNPPFYVYDTSGVYTDPNVDIDLTRGLPKLRENWIAERNDTEQLSGLSSSYGQARARDISTANLRFAHIDKPRRAKAGQNVTQMYYARRGIITPEMEYIAIRETQKQHELTDMRQHDGESFGANTPQIITPEFVRDEVAAGRAIIPNNINHPESEPMIIGRNFLVKINANIGNSALGSSIDEEVSKMTWATRWGADTIMDLSTGNHIHETREWLIRNSPVPIGTVPIYQALEKVDGVAEDLTWEIFRDTLIEQAEQGVDYFTIHAGVLLRYVPLTAKRLTGIVSRGGSIMAQWCLAHHKESFLYTHFEDICEIMKQYDVAFSLGDGLRPGCLQDANDEAQFGELRTLGELTKVAWEHDVQVMIEGPGHVAMNRIKENMDLQLELCADAPFYTLGPLTTDIAPGYDHITSAIGAAMIGWFGTAMLCYVTPKEHLGLPNKKDVKDGIITYKIAAHAADLAKGHPGAQARDNALSKARFEFRWDDQFNLALDPDTAREYHDETLPKDAHKSAHFCSMCGPKFCSMKITQNVREYAAGLDKDAANQKVTPQTGDLTDAGHLIKEVDTELVGQVGEATAEEIRQGMAEMTKKYNNEGRQLYKEV; from the coding sequence ATGACTACTGCAGACACTACCTCAATTGCACCGAAAGCCCAAACGCATAACCCAGCCGACAACACAACGCTTGCCTCAAATGCTGCTGACACGACCAACGTCAAGGCAGATAAAAAAGCAGATGCGTTAAAAACCCCTGCTCACCGTGCCGCAAGTGATGCCCGTTTCGAAGAAGATGCGCGCGACCTACACCGTATTTTACCTGCCTCAAGAAAAGTCTATATCGAAGGCTCAAGACCTGACATCCAAGTACCGATGCGTGAAATCAGCTTGGCGGATACGCCTGTTGGCGGTACTGGAGATAAAGACGGTGAGCATAATCCACCGTTTTATGTGTATGACACCTCAGGTGTATATACCGACCCTAATGTCGATATCGACCTCACACGTGGATTGCCAAAGTTGCGTGAGAACTGGATCGCAGAACGCAATGATACAGAGCAGTTAAGCGGCCTATCTAGCTCATACGGACAAGCACGTGCTCGCGATATCAGCACTGCTAACCTTAGATTTGCTCATATTGATAAACCGCGTCGCGCCAAAGCAGGACAGAACGTCACGCAAATGTACTACGCACGTCGTGGCATCATCACTCCTGAGATGGAATATATCGCCATACGCGAAACGCAAAAGCAGCATGAACTGACCGATATGCGTCAACACGATGGCGAGAGCTTCGGTGCCAATACGCCTCAAATCATTACCCCTGAATTTGTTCGTGATGAAGTGGCGGCTGGACGCGCTATTATCCCAAACAACATCAACCACCCTGAATCTGAGCCGATGATCATCGGGCGCAATTTCTTGGTGAAAATCAATGCCAATATCGGTAACTCAGCGCTAGGCTCGTCTATCGATGAAGAAGTATCCAAAATGACGTGGGCCACGCGTTGGGGTGCGGATACCATTATGGATTTATCAACGGGCAATCACATTCATGAAACTCGTGAATGGCTAATCCGTAACTCTCCTGTGCCGATTGGTACGGTACCGATTTATCAAGCATTAGAAAAAGTCGATGGCGTCGCAGAAGACCTAACATGGGAGATATTCCGTGATACGTTGATCGAGCAAGCAGAGCAAGGCGTGGATTACTTTACTATTCACGCTGGCGTACTATTACGCTATGTGCCACTTACCGCAAAACGTTTGACAGGTATCGTCTCACGCGGCGGCTCTATCATGGCGCAGTGGTGTCTAGCCCATCACAAAGAAAGCTTTTTATATACGCATTTCGAAGACATCTGCGAGATTATGAAACAGTACGATGTGGCATTTAGTCTAGGTGATGGCCTACGTCCTGGTTGCTTGCAAGATGCCAATGATGAAGCGCAGTTTGGCGAGCTACGTACGCTTGGTGAATTGACCAAAGTCGCATGGGAGCACGATGTACAGGTAATGATCGAAGGCCCTGGACACGTCGCGATGAATCGCATCAAAGAAAACATGGACTTGCAGCTTGAGCTTTGTGCGGACGCGCCTTTCTATACTTTAGGGCCATTAACGACAGACATCGCCCCAGGTTATGACCACATCACTAGCGCCATCGGAGCTGCCATGATTGGTTGGTTTGGTACAGCGATGCTGTGCTATGTCACGCCAAAAGAACACTTGGGTCTGCCAAACAAAAAAGACGTCAAAGACGGCATTATCACTTATAAAATCGCTGCACACGCTGCTGACCTTGCTAAAGGTCATCCGGGAGCACAGGCACGTGATAACGCACTATCTAAAGCCCGTTTTGAATTCCGCTGGGATGATCAGTTCAATCTAGCGCTCGATCCTGATACTGCACGTGAATATCATGATGAGACGTTGCCAAAAGACGCACACAAATCGGCACACTTTTGCTCCATGTGCGGCCCTAAGTTTTGTTCAATGAAAATCACTCAAAACGTACGTGAATATGCAGCGGGACTAGATAAAGATGCCGCTAACCAAAAAGTAACGCCGCAAACAGGCGACTTAACCGATGCTGGTCATCTAATCAAAGAGGTAGATACAGAGCTCGTCGGACAAGTTGGGGAAGCCACTGCTGAGGAAATTCGCCAAGGCATGGCGGAGATGACTAAGAAATATAACAACGAAGGGCGCCAGTTATATAAGGAGGTGTAG
- a CDS encoding alpha-ketoglutarate-dependent dioxygenase AlkB family protein, whose amino-acid sequence MTDLFAPAPTDNLLPYDGKVNDLGVIIDDATALYNTLLNELPWQPDIVTLFGKTHITTRQIVWMGDKNANYQYSGHVRQTVPWSDKVFHVKQRIEQALAKIGVTTNFNTCLLNYYPSGADGMGYHADDEKELGQQPVIASLSLGATRKFVFKHKKTQDKVELYLESGQLVVMHGDTQTFWKHTITKTKTVDAGRISLTFRHMLTS is encoded by the coding sequence ATGACTGACCTCTTTGCCCCTGCACCCACGGATAACTTACTACCCTATGATGGTAAGGTAAATGATTTAGGCGTAATTATCGACGATGCCACTGCCCTTTATAACACTCTACTAAATGAGCTACCTTGGCAGCCAGACATCGTGACGTTATTTGGTAAAACCCATATAACCACTCGGCAAATTGTCTGGATGGGAGACAAAAATGCCAATTACCAATACTCGGGACATGTGCGACAAACCGTTCCATGGTCAGATAAAGTGTTTCACGTGAAACAGAGAATTGAGCAAGCTTTAGCAAAAATCGGTGTCACCACTAATTTCAACACCTGCCTGCTTAATTACTATCCTTCTGGCGCTGATGGTATGGGCTACCATGCTGATGACGAAAAAGAGCTCGGTCAGCAACCAGTCATCGCCTCCTTATCGCTTGGTGCCACACGCAAATTTGTTTTTAAGCATAAAAAAACTCAAGACAAAGTTGAACTTTATCTTGAGTCTGGTCAGCTCGTTGTGATGCATGGTGACACACAAACCTTTTGGAAACATACGATCACCAAGACAAAGACGGTCGATGCTGGGCGAATCAGTTTAACGTTTCGGCATATGCTTACATCTTGA
- a CDS encoding alpha/beta fold hydrolase: MEAFTNRINLGGKQARYYDLSQFNQPLDSSFTPRAPAHFYSGNSFTVGTYTPLLSKLATRFDISSLALRGYWYDKPQSRRLTREQDADMLIEFLEKTQNKPVIGIGHSQGATATAMAAAKRPELFSQLYLIEPVTFTKNQATLYNLLPRSVLLSREPFKSTLTKQSTWPSTHNYYESLRAQRAYKRISDEHLQVFAEQSLSKNTDGSYTLMFAPEQELANYFGAPHIDAALKKLHCPYTLITGKPTLFINDKVRKQWKKFVPDSSLISLSDYGHLLPMEAPELCAQIINEHYQSSK; this comes from the coding sequence ATGGAAGCATTCACAAACCGCATTAATCTTGGCGGAAAACAGGCACGCTATTATGACCTTAGCCAGTTTAATCAGCCGCTAGATTCAAGCTTTACTCCCCGCGCCCCAGCACATTTTTATAGTGGTAATAGTTTTACCGTCGGTACCTACACACCACTATTGAGCAAGCTAGCCACTAGGTTTGATATCAGCTCACTTGCTCTGCGTGGCTACTGGTATGATAAGCCGCAAAGCCGTCGTCTGACGCGCGAGCAAGATGCCGACATGCTGATTGAGTTTTTAGAAAAAACCCAAAATAAGCCTGTCATAGGTATTGGTCACTCGCAAGGGGCGACGGCCACAGCAATGGCAGCTGCCAAACGTCCAGAGCTATTTTCGCAGTTATACTTGATCGAGCCTGTCACATTTACCAAAAACCAAGCTACCTTATATAACCTTTTGCCACGCTCTGTCCTACTGAGCCGCGAGCCTTTCAAAAGCACGTTAACCAAGCAATCTACTTGGCCAAGTACCCATAATTATTATGAGAGCCTACGTGCGCAGCGTGCTTATAAACGTATCAGCGATGAACACTTGCAAGTATTTGCTGAGCAAAGTCTGAGCAAAAATACAGATGGTAGCTATACGCTTATGTTTGCACCAGAACAAGAGCTGGCCAATTATTTTGGCGCACCTCATATCGATGCCGCACTCAAAAAACTACACTGTCCCTACACGTTGATTACAGGCAAGCCTACTCTGTTCATCAATGACAAAGTACGAAAGCAATGGAAAAAATTTGTCCCAGATAGCAGTCTTATTTCGCTGTCAGATTACGGTCATCTATTGCCAATGGAAGCGCCTGAACTATGTGCTCAAATCATCAACGAACACTACCAAAGCAGTAAATAA
- a CDS encoding endonuclease/exonuclease/phosphatase family protein, with translation MTTTSFVLTSYNIHKGMSPLNRQVKMQGIAQALESVGSDVLCLQEVQGQNLKRNMQYNEYPDQSQHEWFGEFLDLQNSYGKNSEYENGHHGNAVLSRFPLDPKHNVNITVNKLEQRGVLHCEVQPIGWEMPVVVLCAHLNLFERDRIKQYQAISDYVRNEIAPDQPLILAGDFNDWKKMSCDKLATDLGMIEAFKHCHGKLLPTFPAKLPVLSLDRIYVRNLLVKDAWVHTGKPWSSLSDHLPISAELMLP, from the coding sequence ATGACTACCACCTCTTTTGTTTTAACCAGCTACAACATCCATAAAGGCATGTCACCGCTAAATCGCCAAGTGAAGATGCAAGGTATTGCTCAGGCGCTAGAGTCTGTCGGTTCAGACGTCTTGTGTTTGCAAGAAGTGCAAGGCCAAAACCTCAAACGTAATATGCAATACAACGAGTACCCAGATCAGTCGCAGCATGAATGGTTTGGCGAATTTTTAGATCTGCAAAATAGTTATGGTAAAAACTCCGAATACGAAAACGGCCACCACGGCAATGCAGTATTGAGCCGCTTTCCGCTAGACCCCAAACACAATGTAAATATTACGGTTAATAAGCTTGAGCAGCGCGGTGTCTTGCACTGTGAGGTACAGCCTATCGGTTGGGAAATGCCAGTTGTCGTATTGTGTGCACATTTGAACTTGTTTGAGCGTGATCGTATCAAGCAGTATCAAGCGATTAGTGATTATGTGCGAAATGAGATTGCGCCGGATCAACCACTTATCTTGGCAGGCGATTTTAATGATTGGAAAAAGATGTCTTGTGACAAACTGGCGACAGATCTCGGTATGATAGAAGCGTTCAAGCATTGTCATGGCAAGCTGTTGCCAACCTTTCCAGCAAAGCTACCAGTACTCAGCTTGGATCGTATCTACGTGCGCAATTTGCTTGTGAAGGATGCTTGGGTACATACTGGGAAACCTTGGTCATCGCTATCAGACCACCTGCCTATCAGTGCAGAGCTGATGCTGCCCTAA
- a CDS encoding ABC transporter ATP-binding protein, protein MNALFRFFENRLPAFPDTPMPLPSPRDGMLKFLWACTNGLRGWLLIFMILSAGIGIYEAMLFAWIGNIVDWLGVYTPQNLWVEKGDMLLIMLAVMIVSPLWIALSSFIHFQTLQGVFPMQMRWRFHQRMLGQSMQFYQDEFSGRVSAKVMQTALAVRDTVMTVTDMFMYVSVYFITSGVILFNLDSLLLIPFVIWLVLVAITIWYFIPKLKETAIVQADARALMTGRITDAYANIMTVKLFSHSRRELGYAKNAMGQFLGTVHAQMRWVSYLEVSTHLISVILVSSTAGIGLYLWQQGAVGVGAIAAATAMALRLNGLTRWIMWQTASLFESIGTVQDGMRTLSAPQTIIDKPDAPALAVTDGRIVFDHVDFSYENDEEDNGQTGKPIDSTNIDKRAPNSYIKLLDNFHLDIKPGEKIGLVGRSGAGKSTLVNLLLRFFDVDSGKILIDGQAIDEVTQESLRQQIGMVTQDTSLLHRTVRENIAYGRPDATDEEIMIAAKQAQAWDFIKDLYDDKGNTGLDTQVGERGVKLSGGQRQRIAISRVMLKNAPILLLDEATSALDSEIEYAITESLNDIMTGKTVIAIAHRLSTIAALDRLVVMHQGRIIEQGSHDELLALNGVYARLWQRQSGGFLGEDN, encoded by the coding sequence ATGAATGCTTTATTTCGCTTTTTCGAAAACCGCCTACCCGCCTTTCCAGATACACCTATGCCATTGCCATCACCTCGCGATGGTATGCTGAAGTTTTTGTGGGCATGTACCAATGGCTTACGCGGCTGGCTACTAATCTTTATGATTTTGTCCGCTGGTATCGGTATCTACGAGGCCATGCTGTTTGCTTGGATAGGTAATATCGTCGATTGGTTGGGCGTTTATACGCCGCAAAACTTATGGGTAGAAAAAGGCGATATGCTACTCATCATGCTCGCCGTCATGATAGTAAGCCCATTGTGGATTGCCTTGTCATCGTTTATCCACTTTCAGACCTTGCAAGGCGTGTTTCCTATGCAGATGCGCTGGCGGTTTCATCAGCGCATGCTTGGGCAATCCATGCAGTTTTATCAGGACGAGTTTTCGGGTCGCGTCTCAGCTAAGGTAATGCAGACAGCGCTAGCAGTACGCGATACTGTGATGACCGTCACCGATATGTTTATGTATGTCTCTGTCTACTTTATCACCTCAGGGGTGATTTTGTTTAATTTAGACAGCTTACTACTTATTCCTTTTGTCATTTGGCTGGTTTTGGTTGCCATCACCATTTGGTACTTTATCCCCAAACTCAAAGAGACAGCCATTGTCCAAGCAGATGCGCGTGCCTTGATGACAGGGCGAATCACTGATGCTTATGCCAATATCATGACCGTTAAGCTATTTAGCCATTCGCGTCGTGAGCTAGGCTATGCCAAAAATGCCATGGGACAGTTTCTAGGTACGGTACATGCGCAGATGCGCTGGGTCAGCTATTTAGAAGTATCGACCCATCTTATCAGCGTGATCTTGGTCAGTAGTACGGCAGGTATTGGATTGTACTTGTGGCAACAAGGCGCAGTTGGTGTTGGTGCCATTGCTGCTGCGACTGCGATGGCGTTGCGTCTAAATGGTTTGACGCGTTGGATTATGTGGCAGACAGCCAGTTTGTTTGAGAGTATCGGTACAGTTCAAGACGGTATGCGTACGTTGTCAGCACCGCAGACAATCATCGATAAACCTGACGCGCCAGCGCTGGCCGTCACGGACGGTCGCATCGTGTTCGACCATGTTGACTTCAGTTATGAAAATGACGAAGAAGACAATGGCCAAACTGGTAAGCCTATTGATAGTACCAACATTGATAAACGCGCTCCTAACTCATATATCAAACTGTTGGACAACTTCCACTTAGATATTAAGCCGGGTGAAAAGATTGGTTTGGTTGGGCGTTCAGGTGCTGGTAAATCGACCTTGGTCAATTTGCTACTGCGCTTTTTTGATGTCGATAGCGGTAAGATTTTGATTGATGGACAAGCTATCGATGAGGTCACTCAAGAATCGTTGCGTCAACAGATTGGTATGGTGACTCAAGATACCTCGTTGCTACATCGTACTGTACGTGAGAACATCGCTTATGGTCGTCCTGATGCTACTGATGAAGAGATTATGATCGCTGCCAAACAAGCTCAGGCATGGGATTTCATCAAAGATTTGTACGATGATAAAGGCAATACAGGACTTGATACCCAAGTGGGTGAACGCGGAGTCAAACTATCTGGCGGTCAACGTCAGCGTATCGCTATCTCACGTGTTATGCTAAAAAATGCGCCGATTTTACTTTTGGATGAAGCGACCAGTGCGCTAGATTCTGAGATTGAATATGCCATTACCGAAAGCTTAAATGACATCATGACCGGCAAGACCGTTATTGCTATTGCCCACCGCCTGTCTACTATTGCCGCATTGGATAGACTGGTCGTTATGCATCAAGGCCGCATCATCGAGCAAGGTAGTCATGATGAACTATTAGCATTGAATGGTGTCTACGCTCGACTTTGGCAACGTCAAAGCGGTGGCTTCTTAGGTGAAGACAACTAA
- a CDS encoding fructose bisphosphate aldolase codes for MEYDKQLQRIKNSSGFIAALDQSGGSTPKALETYGVSSDAYDNDEAMFDLVHEMRARIMTCDCFDSERVLGAILFEDTMEREVNGKSTANYLWEDKNIVPFLKVDKGLAEQMSGVQVMKPIPNLDLLLDKAKNYPVFGTKMRSVIYEPNVDGIEIVVQQQFDVAKQIISKGLMPIVEPEVNIDSTQKHECELLLKADILRNLERLNDEHQVMLKLTLPEEAGFYQELIDHPKVLKVVALSGGYSRSDACAKLKQNPGMIASFSRAFTEGLSKQQSDSEFAETINASIEEIYQASKV; via the coding sequence ATGGAATACGATAAGCAATTACAGCGTATAAAAAATAGTTCAGGTTTTATTGCTGCTCTTGATCAAAGTGGCGGCAGCACACCGAAAGCGTTAGAGACTTATGGTGTCAGCAGCGATGCTTATGATAATGATGAGGCCATGTTTGATTTGGTTCATGAAATGCGTGCTCGTATCATGACTTGTGATTGTTTTGATAGTGAGCGTGTACTTGGTGCAATTTTATTTGAAGACACCATGGAGCGCGAAGTCAATGGCAAATCGACGGCCAATTATCTGTGGGAAGATAAAAATATCGTACCATTTTTAAAGGTAGATAAAGGTCTGGCTGAGCAAATGAGCGGTGTACAAGTCATGAAGCCGATTCCGAATCTAGATCTATTATTAGATAAAGCAAAAAACTATCCTGTATTCGGTACTAAAATGCGCTCAGTCATTTATGAGCCAAACGTCGATGGTATCGAGATTGTGGTACAGCAGCAGTTTGATGTGGCGAAGCAGATTATTTCAAAAGGCCTGATGCCTATCGTCGAGCCAGAGGTCAATATTGATAGCACTCAAAAGCATGAGTGCGAGTTACTGCTAAAGGCAGATATCTTGCGTAATCTGGAACGCTTGAATGACGAACATCAAGTGATGCTTAAGCTGACCCTACCAGAAGAGGCAGGGTTTTATCAGGAGCTGATTGACCATCCTAAAGTGCTAAAAGTAGTGGCGCTGTCTGGTGGTTATAGTCGTAGCGATGCTTGTGCCAAGCTTAAACAAAACCCAGGTATGATTGCGAGCTTCTCGCGTGCCTTTACCGAAGGTTTGAGTAAGCAACAAAGCGATAGTGAATTTGCCGAGACCATTAATGCTTCAATTGAAGAGATTTATCAGGCGTCAAAAGTGTAA
- a CDS encoding NADP-dependent oxidoreductase: MATASTTDNNQQANHNIPKTQHAVLIREFGEPEVMKYQDGADVPELQDDQVLVKIAYAGINPVDYKTRQGKGWGAENIRKDKFENDQPAILGFDVSGEVVSSNSDEFAVGDRVAALTFSGGGYAQYVAVDAKLLAKVPEGVSLEQAGALPCIGQTALQFVDFADIKTGEHVVINAPAGGVGHLLIQLLMNKVAQDNIKVTVICSPEKYAKLDELIDVSKLAGWVDYTKDEVFPDLQADVLLDLVGDEAGVRALSVLRSGARVNVLPTIWVDKLKEAGQQKDLAVAGYKAQRSGQDMARVLQEVADGNLTLKIQKTYPLSEVVAAHHELQKGDAFGKIVLAAAE; encoded by the coding sequence ATGGCAACAGCGTCTACTACCGATAATAATCAACAAGCTAACCACAACATACCTAAGACACAGCACGCCGTACTCATACGCGAGTTTGGTGAGCCTGAAGTAATGAAATACCAAGATGGTGCTGATGTCCCTGAGCTACAGGACGATCAAGTACTGGTAAAAATTGCCTATGCTGGAATTAACCCTGTCGATTATAAGACCCGCCAAGGTAAAGGCTGGGGTGCAGAGAACATTCGTAAAGACAAGTTTGAGAATGATCAGCCAGCTATTTTAGGGTTCGATGTATCAGGCGAAGTAGTCAGCAGCAATAGCGACGAATTTGCTGTCGGAGATAGAGTAGCGGCCTTGACCTTTAGTGGTGGTGGCTATGCGCAATATGTGGCAGTAGATGCCAAGTTGCTTGCAAAAGTACCAGAAGGTGTCAGCTTAGAGCAGGCAGGTGCTTTGCCTTGTATTGGACAAACGGCACTACAGTTTGTGGATTTTGCTGATATAAAAACAGGCGAGCATGTGGTGATTAATGCACCAGCAGGCGGTGTCGGTCATTTACTAATCCAATTGCTCATGAATAAAGTGGCGCAAGATAACATCAAGGTAACGGTAATTTGCTCACCAGAAAAGTACGCCAAGCTTGATGAGTTGATAGACGTGTCTAAGCTAGCGGGTTGGGTAGATTATACAAAAGATGAAGTGTTCCCTGATCTACAAGCCGACGTGCTACTTGATTTAGTTGGTGATGAAGCAGGTGTCCGTGCGCTTAGCGTGCTCAGATCAGGCGCTCGAGTAAATGTGTTGCCAACTATTTGGGTTGATAAGCTCAAAGAAGCTGGTCAGCAAAAAGACTTAGCAGTAGCAGGCTACAAAGCGCAGCGTAGTGGTCAAGATATGGCGCGTGTTTTACAGGAAGTGGCCGATGGTAATTTAACTTTAAAAATTCAAAAAACCTATCCACTCTCAGAAGTTGTTGCAGCGCACCACGAGCTACAAAAAGGCGATGCTTTTGGCAAGATTGTCTTGGCCGCTGCTGAGTGA